The Bacteroidales bacterium genome segment ATCTTGATTTTCCACGTAAATAATACCAAGGTTGTTTATTGTGCTTGCTATAAGTTCAAGATTGTTAATTTTAATAAAATAATCTTGCGCAAGCTTAAAGTATGTGATTGCTTTTTTGTTCTCGCCCAATTTCCAATGCATTAACCCAAGGCTATTATAACCCTTTCCCAGTCCTTCCGGATAGTTTATTTGTTCACTTATTTTCAGTGAAATTAAAAAATAGCTTATTGCTTTTTCCAATTCGTCATAACTTGCTTGAAAACGTCCAAGATTATGATAAGCAAGCGACAGGTTTACAGAATCATTAATCGTAATAGAAATTTGTAGTGCTTCTTTGGCGTATTTTAATGATTTATTTGTTTCAACAGGTAAGTAATACTCTGAAAGTTTGTTTAATATGGTGGCTTTTTCACTATTGCTAACAAAAACTAATTTATTCTCAAGGCTGTCAATTTCTTCATTAGCTGCAAATGAAAAATTAACTAATACAAAAATATTAATCAGAATAAATAAAAATCTACTGTAAATAAAAAGCATTTTTATATATTAAGTATGTTAAAGAAAGATAAGATATTAAAAATAAAATATATACTCAAATATTTTAACAAATAATGACATATTTTAATAATATACTTATTTAAAGGGGCAAGTATTCTATTTTTTGTTGCAATTTAACTTTATATCTTTAGTTGAGAGGATATAATATAAAATCTTAATAAAAATAATTATAGCAAAAAGTTATATTCTTATTCCCATAATTAATATATCGTCAATCCCGAATAAGTAAACATAATTTTTTGACTCTTCCATGTCCTGCGGACTATGGAAGGTCTGGGATTTCCTTATTATACTTTAAACGGTCATTAATTGTCATTAAGTCATTCATTGTTTAAAACAATATAATGACAATGAAACGAATGACACGAAGTTAATGACGCGAAGCATAATGACAAATAATAAAACGCAATTTATGTCCGAGAGCAGTATATTTTATTATATTTTAATTCCCATAATTAATATATCGTCAACTTGTTCGTTATTATCTTTCCATTTTCTGTGTGTTTTGAAAAGTTTGGTTTCTTGTTCATTCATAGGTAGATTATGTATTTCTTTTAACAGATTTTTAAAATGTTTATATAAAAATTTTTTATTCTTTAAACCGCCAAACTGGTCAGCATAACCATCAGTAAAAAGATATATTATATCCCCCGTTTGAATAGACATTTTCTGGCAAGAAAAAGATATTTCTATTTCACTATAGATACCTATGGGCATTTTATCAGCAAAAATTTCAGCAAGTTCATTATTTCGAAATAAATATGCTGAATTATTTGCTCCTGAATATTCAAGAGAATTGTTTTTTTTATCAATTGTAATTAATGAAATATCCATTCCATCGTTAGCTTCGCCTGATTTTCCGGTTTGATGTAATGAAACAATAATATTTGCACGTAATTGGTCAAGGATTTCATTTGGTTTAATTATACTTTTTTCATTAACGATTTTATTTAACATTGTTACACCGAGCATGCTCATAAAAGCTCCCGGCACACCATGTCCTGTACAGTCTGCAACTGCAATTACAATTTTATTATTAATTTTAGAAAACCAATAAAAATCTCCGCTAACAATTCCTTTTGGTTTGTTAAGGATGAAATAATCATTAAAAAGTTCCCGAACAGATTCATCAGAAGGGAAAATTGCTGTTTGAATACGTTTAGCATAAATAATGCTATCAATTATTTCTTCTTTTTGACTACTTATTTCTTTTTCGGCATTTTTTAGTTTAGTAATATTAGAATCTATAGCAACCAATTTAGTAATATTTCCTTTATCATCCATGATTGGTGTTAAAGTAGTTTGTGCCCATATATTTTCCCCAAACTTAGATGTATCTAATGTTTCATAAACGATAGTTTTTTTATCTTTTAAACAAGTATTAACAACATCTACAACATTAGGATTAGCACTTCCTTCAACAATGTTTCTCCCTTTTTTTTTAATCAGTTGTTCGTAATTATATCCGTATATTCTTGTAAAACCTTCATTAATCCACTCAATGTTGCCTTTTGCATCCATGATTATTACAGCATTATCAGTTTCACTTGCAACAATAGATAATTTTTGAAGATCTTCAGCTTGAGCAATTAATTCTTCTTTTTGTTGATTAAGAATGATGTTTTTATTTTCAATTTCTTCATTTTGCTGAGATAATAACTTATTAGCATTCTTTTTTTCACGGAACCGGTTATATATAACAAATACAAGTATTAAAATTAAAATAGAAAAACAAATTACTGATAATACTATAATTTTTTGTCTTTCAAGTTCGCTGTTTTGTATTTTCTTTTCTTTATTTAATAATTCAATTTCCTTTTCTTTTTTTTCGGTTTCGTAAATGGTTTGCATTTTAGCAATCTGTTCGCTGCTTTCTTCATTGTAAATACTGTCTTTTGTTTTGGAATATAAAATATGATATTCATAAGCTTCTTTGTAATTATTATTTAGAGAATGTAATTGTGAATAAACATCATAGATACTTTGGATAAGCCTCTTTATATTAGTCTCTTTAGAAAGTTGCAACGCCCGTTCAAGATATATAGAAGATTTCGTGAAATTTGACAACTTCATATAGGTTTCTCCTATATTAAACAATGAAACAGCTATTTCTTTTTTTGTGCCCATTTTCTTTTTTATTAACA includes the following:
- a CDS encoding tetratricopeptide repeat protein, coding for MLFIYSRFLFILINIFVLVNFSFAANEEIDSLENKLVFVSNSEKATILNKLSEYYLPVETNKSLKYAKEALQISITINDSVNLSLAYHNLGRFQASYDELEKAISYFLISLKISEQINYPEGLGKGYNSLGLMHWKLGENKKAITYFKLAQDYFIKINNLELIASTINNLGIIYVENQDYENGIKNFKKTLSLMKELGKIHKMATALNNIGYVYELMEDYESGLHYYSKSLKLADSLQLKWSKANSLSNIGNIYYKKGQHLRAIKHIDQSLLIAQEINAKIIILECTNQLSIIYSESGSYKKAFEYNKLHSSIKDSILNEKKNKQIVKMQTRYETEKK
- a CDS encoding tetratricopeptide repeat protein — protein: MIIKHKKIIYILIILVLGINNITFCRDTLVYDNIIHFSDTLINTEKVDFLNKQAIKFKGVSPGKMIEYGKQALELSEDIKYQDGKAKALENIGLGYFALSDYHNALKLYLRSLKIYESINNNTGISYCLINIGNVYLRLTNYEKALEFYNKSLLLNKEIGNKKEIAVILNNIGVTYFNLEKNELSLEYHQRSLRIRKEIGDTIGISYSMNNIGCAHYNLNNYNKALDYYLIALLIKKKMGTKKEIAVSLFNIGETYMKLSNFTKSSIYLERALQLSKETNIKRLIQSIYDVYSQLHSLNNNYKEAYEYHILYSKTKDSIYNEESSEQIAKMQTIYETEKKEKEIELLNKEKKIQNSELERQKIIVLSVICFSILILILVFVIYNRFREKKNANKLLSQQNEEIENKNIILNQQKEELIAQAEDLQKLSIVASETDNAVIIMDAKGNIEWINEGFTRIYGYNYEQLIKKKGRNIVEGSANPNVVDVVNTCLKDKKTIVYETLDTSKFGENIWAQTTLTPIMDDKGNITKLVAIDSNITKLKNAEKEISSQKEEIIDSIIYAKRIQTAIFPSDESVRELFNDYFILNKPKGIVSGDFYWFSKINNKIVIAVADCTGHGVPGAFMSMLGVTMLNKIVNEKSIIKPNEILDQLRANIIVSLHQTGKSGEANDGMDISLITIDKKNNSLEYSGANNSAYLFRNNELAEIFADKMPIGIYSEIEISFSCQKMSIQTGDIIYLFTDGYADQFGGLKNKKFLYKHFKNLLKEIHNLPMNEQETKLFKTHRKWKDNNEQVDDILIMGIKI